One genomic region from Yarrowia lipolytica chromosome 1C, complete sequence encodes:
- a CDS encoding uncharacterized protein (Compare to YALI0C15609g, no similarity), with amino-acid sequence MLPRVTALRAVPHSELTLRDEAQEMSVFPLQVEEFVVHAVEQPEEVDGGVSVDVGAVVIRLLRSSREPIWMFLDPPEEFHDAYEVMEDYEEVVDGDNNNVEAGVEAETKGVHPVAIVDDEKKEKEKEVGIEDSWESIQVEAESDSEVEVEAESEKGEEEDEDKEDDDEEDAEEEDEKRVTPKRKQMSQQPQSLPNDHEKSKMKRQ; translated from the exons ATGTTACCAAGAGTGACAGCTCTTCGGGCTGTTCCCCATTCCGAGCTGACCCTTCGGGATGAAGCTCAGGAGATGAGTGTCTTccccctacaagtagaggAGTTTGTTGTTCACGCTGTCGAGCAGCCTGAAGAGGTTGACGGTGGTGTttctgttgatgttggcGCTGTGGTCATTAG ATTGTTGAGGTCTTCGAGGGAGCCGATTTGGATGTTTCTGGATCCCCCTGAAGAGTTTCACGACGCTTatgaggtgatggaggattatgaggaggtggttgaTGGCGATAACAACAATGTGGAGGCTGGAGTAGAAGCCGAGACCAAAGGTGTTCATCCTGTTGCAATTGTCgatgacgagaagaaggaaaaggagaaggaggttggAATTGAAGATTCTTGGGAGAGTATCCAAGTCGAAGCTGAGTCTGATTCTGAAGTTGAAGTCGAGGCTGAATCTGAGaagggagaagaagaggacgaagataaagaagatgatgatgaagaagacgctgaagaggaggatgagaaGAGAGTGACGCCGAAGAGAAAGCAGATGTCGCAGCAGCCCCAATCACTACCGAATGACCATGAAAAGAGCAAGATGAAGCGACAATGA
- a CDS encoding uncharacterized protein (Compare to YALI0C15653g, similar to uniprot|O74942 Schizosaccharomyces pombe Putative cyclophilin-type peptidyl-prolyl cis-trans isomerase protein (EC 5.2.1.8)), with translation MSSSSSDDDFGPTLAGIKRPGSDEEPLELKKPSKKSRLRKVQEKMILKGSFPQTGPDHAHYNQSFQHRAPVTGITDCSGCKKDFVVTSSIDGVVKFWHKKGPRKDFAGDDNADDESEVVETTGIEFVKQYQAHAGEIVAIQASNNGMNMVSCGTDQKIKVFDVAGFDLVNTIDLDFVVGCAAWIDNRGIPLLAVSNDQKVVILDVLGGTTQEQCQKAVYTTVHRTAITCMSYSASLDICISVESNGNVEYWRYDGDASRPKVEGLNPHVFELKSKTDLFTFRKRKSVPSSITISHDGLKFACFTFPDRQLYVFSILSGKIISQYDESLSTIREMQDGETAYYVPEQGEFEARFALEQEVGSCVPSFDPSDTFLIYPSLLGIKVVSIRNHKIVRMYGFKDDLRFSQVFLFHTNFEKMSIEAASAKNQLLDKSWNSDAVLFVTARDQDRFYLFSNTTKDFLTGRDANNEIEEGSKEVKKDGEFKSASRVVLHTNLGDITVTLFPQAAPKACANFSELCRIGYYDSTIFHRVIKKFMIQGGDPDGDGTGGQSIWGKNFEDEFSKEYTHDQPFTLSMANAGKNTNGSQFFITTEPTPWLDNKHTVFGRVTGGKSVVKDIEGKKVDKSDKPVDEVRIQSVTVE, from the coding sequence ATGtcttcgtcctcctccgacGACGATTTCGGCCCCACCTTGGCCGGGATCAAGCGACCAGGCTCCGATGAGGAGCCGCTCGAGCTTAAGAAGCCCAGCAAAAAATCGCGGCTGCGAAAAGTGCAGGAGAAAATGATCCTCAAGGGCTCTTTCCCACAAACCGGTCCAGACCACGCGCATTACAATCAGTCGTTCCAACACCGGGCCCCCGTCACCGGAATAACCGACTGTAGCGGCTGCAAGAAAGATTTCGTCGTCACGTCTTCAATTGATGGAGTTGTCAAGTTCTGGCACAAAAAGGGCCCGCGCAAGGACTTTGCCGGAGACGATAACGCCGACGACGAAtccgaggtggtggaaacGACTGGAATCGAGTTTGTTAAACAGTACCAGGCTCACGCAGGGGAGATTGTCGCCATCCAAGCCTCCAACAACGGCATGAACATGGTCTCTTGCGGAACCGACCAAAAAATCAAGGTCTTTGACGTGGCGGGATTCGACTTGGTCAACACGATCGACCTGGACTTTGTGGTTGGATGTGCTGCTTGGATTGACAATCGGGGAATTCCTCTATTGGCCGTGTCTAACGACCAGAAGGTGGTCATCTTGGACGTGCTGGGAGGAACTACACAGGAGCAGTGTCAGAAGGCTGTCTACACAACTGTCCATAGAACCGCCATCACCTGCATGTCTTACTCTGCCTCTCTCGATATCTGCATTTCTGTTGAGAGTAACGGAAACGTCGAGTATTGGCGTTATGACGGAGATGCAAGCAGACCTAAGGTTGAAGGACTCAACCCTCACGTGTTCGAGCTCAAGAGCAAGACCGACCTGTTTACTTTCCGGAAAAGAAAGTCAGTCCCTTCTTCCATCACAATTTCTCATGATGGACTCAAGTTTGCATGCTTCACTTTCCCCGACAGGCAGCTCTATGTCTTCTCAATATTAAGCGGCAAGATCATCAGCCAGTACGATGAGAGCCTTTCTACAATACGCGAGATGCAGGATGGAGAAACAGCATACTATGTGCCCGAACAGGGCGAATTTGAGGCGCGTTTCGCACTCGAACAGGAGGTTGGCTCGTGTGTACCCTCCTTTGACCCGTCTGATACGTTTCTTATCTATCCGTCGCTTTTGGGAATCAAGGTGGTGTCGATCCGAAACCACAAGATTGTTCGAATGTATGGCTTCAAGGACGATCTGCGGTTCTCTCAGGTGTTTCTGTTCCATACAAACTTTGAGAAGATGTCCATTGAGGCCGCGTCGGCCAAGAACCAGCTCCTGGACAAGTCATGGAACTCGGATGCAGTCTTGTTTGTTACGGCCCGTGACCAGGATAGATTCTACTTGttctccaacaccaccaaggacTTCTTGACCGGCAGAGATGCAAATaacgagattgaggagggTTCCAAGGAGGTGAAAAAGGACGGAGAGTTCAAATCGGCGTCTAGAGTTGTCTTGCACACGAATCTTGGAGACATAACCGTTACCCTGTTCCCTCAAGCTGCTCCCAAAGCCTGTGCCAACTTTTCAGAATTGTGTCGAATTGGATACTACGACTCCACCATCTTCCACCGAGTCATCAAGAAGTTTATGATTCAGGGAGGAGATCCAGACGGAGATGGTACTGGTGGTCAGAGCATCTGGGGCAAGAACTTCGAGGATGAGTTCAGCAAGGAGTACACCCATGATCAACCCTTCACTCTCTCTATGGCCAATGCAGGAAAGAACACAAATGGCTCGCAGTTCTTCATCACTACCGAGCCCACTCCTTGGTTGGACAACAAGCATACTGTTTTTGGAAGGGTTACTGGAGGCAAGAGTGTCGTGAAGGATATTGAGGGGAAGAAGGTCGACAAGAGTGATAAGCCCGTGGACGAGGTGAGAATTCAGTCTGTGACCGTGGAGTAA